A window from Dioscorea cayenensis subsp. rotundata cultivar TDr96_F1 chromosome 10, TDr96_F1_v2_PseudoChromosome.rev07_lg8_w22 25.fasta, whole genome shotgun sequence encodes these proteins:
- the LOC120270092 gene encoding chitinase 4-like, whose protein sequence is MYKYHTIPLRTLHKMAPFNSLTFLQALLIAGILSCHLWQSVVAQNCGCAPGLCCSQYGYCGTGNEYCGQGCKQGPCHKTSGGSGGGGGGGGTVTSIVSQKFFNSIASKAGAGCEGKGFYTRSAFLEAALAYPRFGTTGTAVEKKREIAAYFAHVTHETGSLCYINEINGAKQNYCDKSDKQFPCNPRKKYYGRGPLQLTWNYNYGAAGKSIGFDGLNSPEEVANDRIISFKASLWFWINNVHSAMTSGKGFGATIKAINGDIECNGKSPAAVNARVRYYKDYCRQFGVSPGANLYC, encoded by the exons ATGTATAAATATCACACCATTCCTCTTCGAACTCTTCACAAAATGGCGCCATTCAATAGCCTTACCTTCCTGCAAGCTCTTCTCATTGCCGGAATTCTCTCCTGCCATTTGTGGCAGTCTGTTGTTGCTCAGAACTGTGGCTGCGCTCCGGGGTTGTGCTGTAGCCAGTATGGATATTGTGGAACTGGCAATGAGTACTGTGGGCAAGGATGCAAACAAGGGCCGTGTCACAAGACTTCTGGTGGaagtggaggtggaggtggggGTGGTGGCACAGTGACTAGCATTGTGAGCCAGAAGTTCTTTAATAGCATTGCCTCCAAAGCCGGGGCCGGGTGCGAAGGCAAGGGGTTCTACACGCGCTCTGCCTTCCTGGAAGCTGCGCTCGCGTATCCTCGGTTTGGCACTACTGGAACGGCGGTTGAGAAAAAGAGGGAGATCGCTGCCTACTTTGCCCATGTCACTCATGAAACTGGAA GTCTCTGTTATATCAATGAAATCAATGGAGCAAAACAGAACTACTGCGATAAGAGTGACAAGCAATTCCCATGCAATCCAAGGAAGAAGTACTACGGACGTGGCCCTCTTCAGTTGACATGGAACTACAACTACGGCGCCGCAGGGAAAAGCATCGGCTTTGATGGCTTGAACTCGCCGGAGGAGGTGGCCAATGACAGGATCATATCCTTCAAGGCCTCACTCTGGTTCTGGATAAACAATGTTCACTCTGCCATGACTTCCGGTAAGGGTTTTGGAGCCACCATCAAAGCCATCAATGGTGATATTGAGTGCAATGGGAAGAGTCCTGCCGCTGTCAATGCGCGTGTCAGATACTACAAGGATTATTGTCGCCAGTTTGGTGTGTCTCCTGGTGCTAATCTTTATTGTTAG